The genomic interval GATGGTGCCTTGAATGTTGACCTCACAGAGTTCCAGACCAATTTAGTCCCATTCCCCCGCATTCATTTCCCCCTGGTCACCTACGCGCCCATTATCTCCGCTGAGAAGGCCTACCATGAGCAGCTAACCATCTCTGAGATCACCACTGCCTGCTTCGAGCCAGCCAATCAGATGGTCAAGTGTGACCCTCGCCATGGCATGTACATAGCCTGCTGTATGCTGTACCGTGGGGATGTGGTGCCCAAAGATGTGAACGCTGCCATTCAAAATATCAAGACCAAACGTTCCATCCAGTTTGTGGATTGGTGCCCCACCGGTTTCAAGGTAAACAACATGATTGCCTCCTGTATATGGTTTATATTGCGATTTGAGATGAACACCATATTTCTTTCGCGGCCTAAGGGGTCATTTGTTAATTTTATTTCTATCTCACCAGGTTGGGATCAACTATCAGCCCCCGACTGCCGTACCTGGAGGTGATCTAGCTAAAGTCCAGAGGGCTGTGTGCATGCTGAGCAACACCACTGCCATTGCTGAAGCCTGGGCCCGTTTGGACCACAAGTTTGACCTCATGTATGCCAAACGTGCCTTTGTGCACTGGTATGTAGGTGAGGGCATGGAGGAGGGAGAGTTCTCTGAGGCCAGAGAAGATATGGCTTGCCTGGAGAAGGATTATGAAGAGCTGGGCAGAACAAGCACAGAATCTGATGATGATGAAGCGGGTGAGGAATATTAAGAACCAAATAACCATGATGTCCAATCTGTCTATTAAAAATGTAATATTCTGTCTTTGTATTCTGTCTTGTAACAATATATTGTTGTATCTGCCTGCCCTGAACAAAAACATCTGAAGTTGTATAAACAGCCAGATGCACTTTTTTTGTGGTTTATTAACACCTTGTTAATCGGTATGTTTCAAAGTGCCATGTTTTGCAATGCAATAGATTTCAGCTTCTGAATAAAATCGGTCTTGAGTACAACattgcaaaatatattttttgtttggcCCTAGCATGTTACAGCTAGGGCCAAACTCAACCAAGAGTAGATTGGAGAACCTTACCCACGTTCTGTTGTCATgttctgtttcagtaataatgtaTTGAGAATTTATATTTAGGTTACTAACAGTATATTATGAGTCTATAGATGTATACATATTTTATAATTATGTAATAACCAGTTGTAACCCATTGCTGGTTGCATTCAGTGAGCTGATTACTGTTGCTACTGGGCTATGGTCTCTGGATCATTATTGTGGAGCGCGTCGATGTAATTTGCGACCAGCCTCAAACTGTGTTACATATTAAAACTCATCAATGCTCGCCCCCTGCAAAGCAGATACATCCAATCAAAATACTCCCGTCGGGGCTATTTAAAGAACAAGATCCGGCAGCGGTGAAGGTGTCACCTGAAAATATCCCTCCGCAATAATAAACAGTAGCCAGTGAGGATACAATGAAAAGCACTTTCAAGAATGAATTCTCTGAAATCAAATTTTACCAATCAAAATGCACAATTACGTATATTCAACTTGTCAATAAGACGATGTTTTGTTAGACGAACAATATTTGACACTACAATGAAGATGCTGGTTTGGATGTAGCATAGGCTTCAAATGCACTGTGTGCTACAGTACTTCACGGACCACATCAGTCGGGTGCATTCAATCTTGTGACTTAATAGACCTCTACATAGCCTATATATGTTTCATTACAAtttagttttttaaaaattgattAGAGTCTGACTAAAGAAAATAGTAATTTATGCGTAGTTTATACTCCATCTTTTCCAACATAATTCTGTGTAAATTACACTAAATTCAACACGACAATGGTGTGTCAAAATAAACGGGTATTTGTATATTTACATATTCATGTATGTATGTTATTAACAATTAAAATATTTAGGAATCATTTTAGAAATATATTGGTGACATCGACAATAATCACAATCCATGTAATAAAAGCCTATAATTTATCTTGATTTACGATGTTTAACATGCAGTACGATTGATGTCTAAGGTCAGAGAATGAGTTTGCAAACATAAGAGGTTTTAGAAAAATTATATGGTATCTACTTTTTTAGGCGGACGTAGTCACTGCCTTAGAACATtcgtttcactgtgtgtgtgtatgtgtgtttggctGAGCTGCCTCGTATTGTTGATCCCGATTGACTTCGAGAGACCCTGACATTGGAAATTAGAAGGATATACCTCCGGACAGACCATAAGATAGGTGACACACTGTtgtgactaggctacctgtgttGTCTGAGCTCTAAGATTGGATCAAGACCATGACCCAGCCTCGGCCGGACGAGTTCAAGCCGCCTCAGGAGTGCCCAGTCTTCGAACCAAGCTGGGAGGAATTTGCCGATCCTTTTGCTTATATAAATAAGATTCGTCCAATTGCGGAAAAAACTGGTATTTGTAAGGTCCGCCCGCCTCCGGTAAGTGTGGTCGAGCTGCTGAATGGTTTAACAGATTCTTTAAAACCGTTTCAACAAAACTGACAACCACAAACACGGGGGGTTAAAGGGACCTTTTCAACATGGCGGATGAAGGTTCTGCTGATTATTTTGTATCATTAATGTttatatagctagctaactacataaTCAAGCTAGTtttaatagctaacgttagctacctgaCCAACTGAATTGACGTTAGTGGCATTGTGTAACTGCAGCAGGCAACGTTAATGAAAATAGCTTGCTAACGTAACCTGCTAAGACAATGTTGACTGCTTCTTCAATCACTGAAATCGTCGTGCTAGCTaattgagctagctagctaacgttagctgactaACAAATCGTGAGATTATCCTTTCGTTAACGACTGATGTTAAACTAGCTAGTGCGATGACCGACAGTGAAGTCTGTCAGTTCAGTGTAAAACGACAAATCAGCCAACGTTAGTAgtaacagctaacgttagctagttaacgttacttAAAACAAACAGCATTCAATAAACAAAAAAAGCTAGCTATGTCAATTGAATTTACGTGGAGACTTACAGCTGGGCCGCTTGCTACCAAGACTGATCAGCGTAGTTTAGTCATCAAGCGAGAAAACAATACACACGCATACACCATTTGTCTTTGGCAGAAGATACCGACCCTACCGTTATgcttgtttacactgagctgcaTTGGGATCTGAACGCAATCATGGCTACATTAATACACTGTGGAGCCAGCATGAAATATGGGTCAGAAAACTTAGCTCAATGCAGGGATGGGATATGCCACTGTACTCCAAATTGTACCTATAAACACACTGCCCCATTGAGAAGATTGAAATACTGTTTTCTCCCCCCAGAAAACTGCCCTTTTTGTTTTCATGCTAGATAACAGCAGCCATTATGGAATGGCATATGGAGTTGATTGGCTGACATTGCCATTCCAGAAtggctactgctagctagcatgcGATGAGGATGAAAAGAGCAGTTTTCTGAGAGAACTATAAGTATTTCAATCTTCCAGTTGATGTATCGGTGTGGATAAAGGTATAATTTGGAGTACAGTGGCATATCCCACCCCTGCATTGAGGTACATTTTCTGACCCATACCTCACGCTGCCTCCACGGTGTCTTCATTTAACCCCAGTGCAGCTCGATGTAAACAAGCGTAACATTAGGGTCGGTATCTTCTGGAAACTTTTGTCTTTAATTGATTAGCTTGGTAGATTAAAAAATAATAGGCAACCTTTTGACATTGTCGGACCATAGTCACTGGTAGGGTTTCAACATTTCTGTGAACTTTCAATACATTTCCAGGTTTTTCAGAAATCCTGGTTACTGATTAATAATTTTTCCAACCAGGAGTTTgtgaaaaccagggaatttattgaaagtgcctagaattttgcaaccctagtcactGGTAATGCCAAAGAGCTGTAACTTTACAGAGATGGGTAATGTTGGTTGATTAGTTACTATGAATGTAATTCAGACAAACTTCTAACTTCCCACAACCATCACCTGTATTTGTTAGTCTCCAGTTTGGTGTAGCCTAAACTtatttataactgtgaccttttTGGAAACTGAAATAAAAAGGCCCCCTGAACCCAAAAAGATGGAATCCATAAATGAATAATAGGCATCAGTCAAATAACATATATTATTAGATAGGAGTTTATTAGTCACACGCACAGGTTTGCAGATGTAATCCTAGGGTACACTGAAATTCTTATGCGCCGAGCTCCGACagtacagtttaaaaaaaaaagaagagacaAGTATTGGTTATAACTATCCATCAATATTGGATGTAGTCTAAAATTAGTGATAAGTAATTTCATTGATGGATGTAAATATCCTGATGGAATGGAATGTTAACTCGGTAGCCCTGACCATTTCTTGGCTGTTGAATTCCATCTAGCCATTTTGTTGGTTTTTAGGTGATGTTAGTTAGGCTAGTGGGTTTAAGATAAGGAATCAATCGTGCTGTATGCTCTACAATGCTCATGTTGTAACCCTAAAATGACTAGAAAATTGTATTGAGAAAAAAGTaatgatgtacagttgaagttggacatttaacatacacttaggttggaatcattataactcgtttttcaaccactccacaaatttcttgttaacaaactatagttttggcaagttggttaggacatctactttgtgcatgacaagtaatttttccaacaattgtttccagacagattatataacttatcacaattccagtgggtcggaagtttacatacactaaattgactgtgcctttaaacagcttggaaaaatccagaaaattatgtcatggctttagaagcttctgataaggctaattgacatcatttgagtcaattggaggtgtacctgtggatgtatttaaaggtctaccttcaaactcagtgcctctgcttaacatcatgggaaaatcaaaagaaatcagccaaaacctcagaaaagaattgtagacctccacaagtctggttcatccgtgggagcaattttcaaacgcctgaatgtaccacatttatctgtacaaacaatagtgtgcaagtataaacaccatgggaccacacagccgtcataccgatcaggaaggagaggcgttctgtctcctagagatgaacatacattggtgcgaaaagtgccagAACAACTgtgccagaacaacagcaaaggaccctgtgaagatgctggaggaaaccggtacaaaagtatctatatccacagtaaaacaagtcctttatcgacataacctgaaaggccgctcagcaaggaagaagccactgctccaaactgccataaaaaagccagactacagtttgcaactgcacatggggacaaagatcgtactttttggagaaatgtcctctggtctgatgaaacaaaaatagaactgtttgggcataatgaccatggttatgtttggaggaaaaaggtggaggcttgcaagctgaagaacgccatcccaaccgtgaagcacaggggtggcagcatcatgttgtgtgggtgctttgctgcaggagggactggtgcacttcacaaaatagatggcattatgaggaagtaaaattatgtggatatattgaagcaacatctcaagacatcagtcaggaagttaaagcttggttgcaaattggtcttgcaaatggacaatgTCCCTAAGCATACAcccaaagatgtggcaaaatggcgtaagAACAACAagtctaggtattggagtggtcatcacaaagccctgacctcaatcctatagaacatttgtgggcagaactgaaaaagcatgtgcgaggaaggaggcctacaaacctgactcagttacaccagctctgtcaggaggaatgggccagaattcacccaacttattgtgggatgcttgtggaaggctagccaaaacgtttgacccaagttaaaccatttaaaggcaatgctaccaaataccaattgagtgtatgtaaacttctgacccactgggaatgtgatgaaagaaataaaagcttaaataaatcatgctctactattatcctgacatttcacattcttaaaataaagtggtgatcctaagacagggaatttttactaggattaaatatcagcaattgtgaaaaactgagtttaaatgtagttggctacggtgtatgtaaacttccgacttcaactgtaactccaTGACCACGGTAGACAAATAGACAGACTTAGAGTTGTAGGCTAAACATCTGTTACTGATCGGTGTCCCATACATGGCAAGGACTGGTTTATTGTATGATGTCTCCCTACTGCTGGGTGTTATGTGGTTCTTTGAATAATATTTTCAGCTGTGCGATATACCTACTTATGATATTATGTGTAATATTTAAGTCATTCTAATAATAATATTTTGTGTCCTCGTAGGACTGGCAGCCTCCATTTGCATGTGATGTTGACAGACTGCACTTCACTCCCCGGATACAGAGGCTAAATGAACTGGAGGTAGGGAGCAATTTTCCCTCAACGTTttc from Oncorhynchus tshawytscha isolate Ot180627B linkage group LG22, Otsh_v2.0, whole genome shotgun sequence carries:
- the tuba5 gene encoding tubulin alpha 5 isoform X2, producing the protein MGMYRQLYHPEQLISGKEDAANNYARGHYTVGKEIIDGVLERVRKMTDQCTGLQGFLIFHSFGGGTGSGFTSLLMERLSVDYDKKSKLEFAIYPAPQVSTAVVEPYNSILTTHTTLDHSDCAFMVDNEAIYDICRRNLDVERPSYTNLNRLIGQIVSSITASLRFDGALNVDLTEFQTNLVPFPRIHFPLVTYAPIISAEKAYHEQLTISEITTACFEPANQMVKCDPRHGMYIACCMLYRGDVVPKDVNAAIQNIKTKRSIQFVDWCPTGFKVGINYQPPTAVPGGDLAKVQRAVCMLSNTTAIAEAWARLDHKFDLMYAKRAFVHWYVGEGMEEGEFSEAREDMACLEKDYEELGRTSTESDDDEAGEEY